The Pieris napi chromosome 9, ilPieNapi1.2, whole genome shotgun sequence genomic sequence TGCCCAGAAAGCATCCGACTACCAGCACGAGGAACAGGCCGACAAAGTTACGCATCGACAATTCTTCATTTAAAGTTTCATCATTGGGCTGAAACGTTACAACATATGTCATAAATAAGCGATATGTTTCAATGATGCGAAGGTGAgcatataaactaaaaagcaCCTGGCAAGCGCCACCGCCGTGCTTCTCATTCCACCAGCGGTACTTCATCTCGCGGAGAACTCCTGACTCTTGAAGATTAAGCAGTGCCAGGTTCAACGAATGTCGATACGGAGAAtctataacaatattatgtcTTATGTTTCGCCTTTAAGCCGCTTGTTATTTGTAGATAGTCTTAAAATGAGCAAGTCAAATTCGTACTTTTTTTCATGGCGATCCCGTAGCCCTTGCTATCCAACTGCTCGCCGACCTATAAGGGTAaagattatatttgtatacaataaaaaaacatttaggtACACATTTAACttctatctatatctatatctatatagatatataaaaaaaagtcgtGTAAGTTACACCACTTATAACTtaagaacggctggaccgatgtgaGTTATCTCTTTGtttggtggattcttctcTGCTccaaatagcagaataagtcataaaatatcggaaagttattgaataaataataaattaattaattaattttacgaatgcaaacagcatgtggtgccatctgttgacaaaattaGCATCATTTTACATTGAAtccgtgtcagttcaagaaattctgatcttgaggtgaatgaagAGATAACCAGGCTTTGACCTTGATCGTGTTACTGAGACAAATGTTACCTCGTCAAAAAAATTTGTATATCAGAAAATCCTTttacatgcagtatcgcaatattgagAACAGAGAGAAGaagcctaatgtgtaaaactgacATTCTTCTTtggcaatggcaagcaataaaaaaattctgtatttgcaaaaaataatgttattaccttaatgaaatcttaaattaagtgtaactaaagttaacacgatattatAAGACTGTTAGGCAGTATTCATACCATGGTGACCTCACAGTTACGCTCAATGGTATACTCGATTGTGGTTGACTCCGCAAAGAAAGCGTAATCCTCTTTTACCACTCTGCAATAAAAATCAGTTAtgtttctatttatatatacataagaaTTACGGCTAACAacgcttaataataataaagctttattagccataacaaaacaaaactagaTATAAGTCACAAGACATTAATACAATACCAAATGAAGgtctgttttaataaaaaaaccttattAAGTACAGTAacattaagtaaaataataaaatagtaaaattatattcatatgAACCCCCATGAATACAAGCCTGTTCCAAGTATTTCCAGatttttctatcttttacTGTCTCCAGCCGTCTTTTACCCATCGCCGCGCTTTCGTCTGCTCATCACAAGGCTGCCCTCAATCTTGTGCctcgtgttaaataatatagcgtatttttacaatactatatttatttcctaaaGTTAAGAaatatgtgtgtaaatttaaaatcacacATTACTTAGCAATTCCAGCTTCGTTGGTCTTCGGGTTGTCCTGGTCCTTTATCTTTTGATACATCCTCTGGTACAGCTCGTTATTAGAATACTGTAATAACGAgtactaaaaaaattgatttacaaaaattcatgtaatttatttaaaaaaaagtagacAAATGGAGAAAATTATTGGTTATTGAActttagtatttaataaacaagtaAAATTATCATGATAAGATGTacttagaatttttttttttatatatctatccATCTGAAACCTCAGTCATTTGAAATCGTtctactataaaaaattatataacttttaGAAGACAGAAAAGCTACATCTATTggatttgttaataataaagttaaaagaaAGTCTTACCTCGAAGAAGGTGTAGGTGGAACCACCTGCTTTAGCGCCGTAGGTAATGCCAAGCTCGTTATCAGCCAGATCACGCACATCATGGATGACCTCATTGGACGTCTTAGTGCCGAGTAGCGTGGCCAAGTTGGCCGTATATGAATTGACTATAACCAAAGCGAACACCCACCACGCGCTTGCCACGGCTCGCGTGCCATATGCTACCGGCGCGACCTCAGAACCCTGCATTAACACTGCGCCCATGTTGAACCATAACGCGTTTCCTAGCGTGAATTGATTCTCAAGTGCGGGAGGTTCCTCTACACATGGATACGGGTTCTGCCACTCGTCAGGGCACAGCCGTCCCACAGCGTACAGCACCAGGGACGTGCCGAGGTAGGCTAGCACAACGCATAACCACACACCATTTGAAAATGGCAGTAAAAAGGCGAGCATTGCCGGTTCAGGTGCCTTCGGCCGACGGAACATGATGGCAATGCCGAGGTTCATGAACGGCGTCGTGAAGTCCACTGCCTCCTCGCGTTCAGCTGTTATTGTTAGGTCCGTGATCGCGAAATCTATTCCCTGTCGATAGAAGtgatattaaagaaaaaaaatattataagagaTTTAGCTCGTGTTAGAAGTAGGTCATACCGGGTCAGTCATGAGGCGATGCATCATGCCATTCCACTGGCCGTTAGTCTTGTTGCGGGAGCCATAGTTACCGTCAGGCTGCTCCACCAGGGTGTAGTTGAATTGCAAGAGCTGAGCCAACCGTTCGATCAGTTCGATGCAAAATCCTACATCACGTAGCATCTTAGTAAAATGGGAAATGATAATTGAGTAGTTTATTGACTCTGACGGGAAACTTTAAAACCAAAAGTTTCCATTTCGttgaacattttatttataaacatattatatgccTTGCCaagtgttgttttttattataatacataccACATTTTTGCAAACgtgtatttcaataatttactaaaattcCATGTTTAAACCGATAATAAGTAAAACTAAGTAAATGTTTAAGGAGTACCTTCATAGCGCTCGTTACCCGACAGCCGATCTGCTGATTGTTGCCGCATTACATATGGTTTATTCTGTAATGGACATTAAAAaccttattatatattttgaatcaCATTTTAtcgttttgttgtgtttttagAGTTATTTACGTAAAACAGTATATTTGACTCATACCCCAGCATGAAAATaggtaagaatttttttaaatagtaattgtgtagtaaattatgtcaattgtctaAATAACCAATGCGGTTGAAACTGATATAAGATAAGGTATGACATAGGTATAAAGATAGGAGATGCACCTCAGCAATTAGGACGACGAAGGTTCGATTAGTCATAGAGTCCGTCGGTGGCGGTGGGGCTGGAGGTCGTGGACGCCACGCCAGGCCTCCGTGCGCTGACCACGTCGCCGCTGTACGCAGTTCACCACCTGGGATCAGTTCCGCGGCTAGCAATGAAACATCTCGCCGCGCTCCCCCTGCGGCCCAGCGCAGCCCAGCCTCACTGCTTGCGCCTTTCCAACCGCGCGACCTGATATAGTTAAGCAGCGTGTCTGCGTGAAATGCGGCAGAGCCGTGCTCACAATCGCCACGCTCGCCGTCGCTCAGCTTAAGTTCGCGTAGAGCAGCTGCAATGATGCGAGCTGCATCGTAAGCCAACACAAGCGCGGTAGTCGGGGCCGCCGCGATCTGCTCAAGTTCCTCCTCGTTGGCCGCTTCGCCGAGTCGCTTCTTGTATTCCTCTTGCCAGACCCGCATTGCCTCAAACACATTTGTTGAGTTCGGTTCAAAGAGCCGCAAAGCGGTAATATTAGCGCCTCCATGGCTGAAATCGTCGAGCGGTAGCGTGTGCAGGTCAAGTGCAGGCAATAGGTATGCGTGACGTTCCGATAATAGCCCAACACGCTGTGCTGCATCTAGCACACGTTTGCTACACTCCGCTTCGCACCATATTATGAACTTATTTGCTCCCCACTTTTTCAAAATCAGCAGCAGATTTCTGAGTGCATCGTCATCTTCCAGAGGCGGTAATTGCCGTGCACGCAGTGTCAGGAGGTCCCGTCGCGTGAGTAGCGGTATTGCTCGGGCACTTCCCTCGTGCAACACTACAGCTTCGCGCCAGCCTTTTGCCACACATAGCTCCGCCACAGCCTGAAAATAATGTTGGTCGGTAGTGAGCGTTGAAGGTTGTGGGTGCTTTGCAAAGGCGATTTTACGCACCGTAGCAAGAACATCGGGATGCGGGAAGAGGTCGAGTGCAGTGGCAAGTGCGTCGAGGTTGCGATGCGGCGAGGGTGCCGTTAACAGCAACAACACACCGGCGCGCACAGCCGCCGCTACACCCTCGTTTCCGCTGACGCCACTGGCCACCGCCTGCGCGCCATCCCTAgcctgaaaaatatattataatattaggtaTAACAATTTTCATGTCTTGTTactattaacaataaatgttTGACCTATAGTCTTATCAaaggaatataatataatttattttggttaTACATAAAAAGGAATGATATATAAccaaaataaatgattaatacCAAATTTCGTAGacacatttttttagaaaGTCCTAGAACGTCgagttaataatataagtgtgaaaaaggttatttttaattttaaagtaagttATCATTCCAGTATAAAGTAGGTTTAATGGGTACCTGTAGGCAAATGTGGGTGGACAACGCAAGGGGCTCGTTTGGTTCCACAGGCGCGAGATTAACATTCTGCTGAATTTCGTCACTGTCGATCTCGGCTTCTGCACGTAGCCCCGCATCTAAAGCCGCCGCCAGCCGCGCGCCCAACTCCGGATCGCTCTCTACTACTCCTGTACACAAACTTTTTTTAGTCCACGTACGTATGAGAACGCTCTGCAACTTCTAAATACGCACCGATTTGCAGCGCCTTCGCTCGGGTAATGGCCAATGCAACCACAATCAAAGCAAGCGTTTGCAGCCGGACCTGCAACACGTCATCACCGAATCTCATTATACTGTCTTATGTCGCTTGCTAGTCTGCCCCGCACTTCAGGCGCACGCAAAATATAGAACACGTGCGTGTCGACAGCGTCGTATTATTTTTAGACGACTTGAAAGACGCTGAATGGAATTCATAATCCATTGCAGACAGTAAAAATCGGGTAAAAGAATTGAATTGCaactcaattttttattagtaatcataacatacaaatattaagaaaagtaaatataaaaaaaaattaaaacaaaatcaaaaagtcctatttttttttaacagataGTTCATAATAAACGCAAAAGTTTTGCTAGCATTAGAGCATTTGCTAGTTACAGGTTGTGATATTGTCTCAAGGACACTGAGGTCTCATATTTTAGacgttaaaatttaaataaatattaatgtttaattaataaattactgaAAAACAGCACATGAAGTTGGCGCCAGTCCCATCTACTGGACTTATTCTAGTATAGTGTAGGATACATTACAAATAGTTAAACtgcctattttattattattaggatGTCGTATTATTATGTGGTCCATGTgcatattattgaattttatttttattttcagttaaataacacaaaattacTAGGTAGTAGTTATGTCGAATACATGTTGATTTATGAGGAAGGTAAAAGTATCTCCTTAGAAATAGTTCACGTATCTCAATTAAGAATTTTGATAATTGATTGAAATATTTAGCCAATCTATGAATATAACTCAAGACAATACTTTaatcagtggcgtaactataccatctggggcccgtggcaaatctTCTTTCGTGGCAATttttttgatggggccctatcagtaaaaatcgtccctactcagtttaattttaataaactttacacgttgtatatgtcccactaatggccataggcctcctctcttaggcgagagggaatggtctatAGTCCTCACGTTAGCCCAATgtgtattggagacttcacattcatccatacaACATCTTGGGTCGAAGACCCGTGgaattttgccagccctgccgcCCTATTGTTTCATTGATTTTGCTAtagacaattaattaaataagacaGTCTATCGGACGCGGGACGCTCGTTAGTTTTTCTCGACTTACCTACCGCCCAAAAATTCCTTATCATTGAAAGACCAAGTctagttataaattaaataaatgttaaattaaaaaccgaggaaattaatgaaaaatttaaatttgaaacgtTTCTGAACACGAACGTAAaaagttgtatttaaaatagcgccatctatgtCTACCCGCAGGAATTGTCTAACGTTTGGTAGCGGTAAAACTATGTAATTTTCCTTgggaataattgtaatattctaTGGGttgttattaacatttattctACAATAATAGCATTACTATCCGCTAgatgtcatatattttaatgtttttgtgacATGTTAAATAGAGGActctattaaataattcaataacaaAGTACTAACCTATACTACTACTATGTACTTGACTTATGTAAGTTCTGAATCATCGCATCAATATTACCGAATGTGGGTTTAGAAGGAAAATGCATGACGtatttgttttgaaaaaaaaaacaaatcgctttatataaattttttattatccacTTCATTTCTCTAGCACCAATTCATTAGATCTGAATACCCTGAAGGAGAGAAAGAATTGTTCCAATATgattcatattaataataaaataaaataaaatacattggGCAATGTAGCCAAAACATACCTTTGAGCGGTCGTCTGCTGCAAGAAAAGGCTAATCATTTTTCCAGACTGATTGAAAAGTTTATTCTGAGTGTTCAGAAAGCTGAAAAAGCAGATATTGTGGTAGTCAAAGTTTTTTCAGAAGCCGCTAGTGTACCACATACGACACAAGATGAGGAAAATGTGAAGGAagaattatattgtttatttggtGGTGGAAAGGATATTATAGATATTGAAGAAGTAATGAAAACAGAATAAACCTTACAACGTACAgtagtacaaaaaaataaattgaaacaaactaatattacacaatttttaaatgttccaGTGAATAATTATGTGtgcaaatgtttttaataataaattaatataaactatacACCTGTACGTGtctttatctttatattttgcCTGTTACGACTtccgaataaataaataaaatgaatcagtggcgctacaacctctttaggtcttagcctcagatttctgaatctgtttcatgatcatttttaaatctaataggcaagtaggtgatcagcctgacacacgccgtcgactttttgggtctaagacgtgtcggtttcctcacgatgttttccttcaccgttcgagcaaatgttaaatgcgcacataaaagaaagtccattggtgcacagccggggattgaacctacaacctcagctatgagagtcgcacgctgaagccactaggccaacactgctcaacgACTTCCGTATATCACGACGAAATCGGTTCCTTCATCGTCGTTTAAATACGCGAAATCCACTGTATGTTATTGCaagtacaatattatataataacagtCGTTTACAAGTCCGTTAGACGTGTTAACAGGACTATACAACTTTATTCATACggataaaatgttatataagaAACGCCTTGCCTTATTTCTACCTTTATGCGGTGAGTAAAGAAATACGCAGAAGCTGTAAATTGTACCAAAACATTTACCTAATATCTGTATATAACTACCAGGCTTTCTACGTGATTTCTTgtgtaaacaataattgttaattagtCTTTTATTACTTAGACCTGTATCACGCTATTGATATTTGCATAATTGATTCAGATATTATTTCAAACGCACTAGCAAACACAATTAATGTACTGAAATTATagatgtataatatatttttgtagttatgcaagtgtttttataaagttatttttttatatatatatatgttatagatatatgttattgattaatttattatttacatacaaataaaatattaagaatattatagtGGCTGTTCTGCgaaatttataatctattcCGGAAATCAAACCAAAAACTCGTCTTGGACGATTTCGCTTTTCTCGGCGACATAGGTCTCGGCTAAACGGCGAAATGAGAATGAATACCACTTTCTTGTAATtcatataatttgtatgtacACTGTTTACACGTCGAGTTATACTTAGGAGTTGTGAATGAGGATATGCAGAAAATACGCATTTTCAAATTAAGTTTGTTTGTGTTAGCACTTGT encodes the following:
- the LOC125052535 gene encoding glutamate receptor ionotropic, kainate 2-like, with the translated sequence MRFGDDVLQVRLQTLALIVVALAITRAKALQIGVVESDPELGARLAAALDAGLRAEAEIDSDEIQQNVNLAPVEPNEPLALSTHICLQARDGAQAVASGVSGNEGVAAAVRAGVLLLLTAPSPHRNLDALATALDLFPHPDVLATAVAELCVAKGWREAVVLHEGSARAIPLLTRRDLLTLRARQLPPLEDDDALRNLLLILKKWGANKFIIWCEAECSKRVLDAAQRVGLLSERHAYLLPALDLHTLPLDDFSHGGANITALRLFEPNSTNVFEAMRVWQEEYKKRLGEAANEEELEQIAAAPTTALVLAYDAARIIAAALRELKLSDGERGDCEHGSAAFHADTLLNYIRSRGWKGASSEAGLRWAAGGARRDVSLLAAELIPGGELRTAATWSAHGGLAWRPRPPAPPPPTDSMTNRTFVVLIAENKPYVMRQQSADRLSGNERYEGFCIELIERLAQLLQFNYTLVEQPDGNYGSRNKTNGQWNGMMHRLMTDPGIDFAITDLTITAEREEAVDFTTPFMNLGIAIMFRRPKAPEPAMLAFLLPFSNGVWLCVVLAYLGTSLVLYAVGRLCPDEWQNPYPCVEEPPALENQFTLGNALWFNMGAVLMQGSEVAPVAYGTRAVASAWWVFALVIVNSYTANLATLLGTKTSNEVIHDVRDLADNELGITYGAKAGGSTYTFFEYSNNELYQRMYQKIKDQDNPKTNEAGIAKVVKEDYAFFAESTTIEYTIERNCEVTMVGEQLDSKGYGIAMKKNSPYRHSLNLALLNLQESGVLREMKYRWWNEKHGGGACQPNDETLNEELSMRNFVGLFLVLVVGCFLGIVVSCCDLAWTAWHHPRDPSMPFSRSFWAELRFVFRLDLTEKPVRGPLTPPRDSPRLASASPGSDRSTSPHSGSVRSEEGRERLRSPSNRRNSARRSSMHTASMRLARHTTPTPR